In a single window of the Mesoplodon densirostris isolate mMesDen1 chromosome 16, mMesDen1 primary haplotype, whole genome shotgun sequence genome:
- the CIAO3 gene encoding cytosolic iron-sulfur assembly component 3 translates to MASLFSGALQLTDLDDFIAPSQDCIKPMRVDKRPGSGVAKIHIEDDGSYFQVSQDGGTKKLEKAKISLDDCLACSGCVTSAETVLITQQSHEELRKVLGANKVAAPDQQRLVVISVSPQSRASLAVRFQLNPTDTARKLTAFFKKIGAHYVFDTTFSRNFSLLESQREFVRRFRAQADSKQALPLLTSACPGWICYAEKTHGNFLLPYISTARSPQQVMGSLVKDFFSQQQHLTPDKIYHVTVMPCYDKKLEASRPDFFSQEHQTRDVDCVITTGEVFKLLEEEGVSLSELEPAPLDSLCSSVSAQEPTSHQGGGSGGYLEHVFRHAAQELFGIHVTEVTYRPLRNKDLQEVTLERDGRVLLHFAVAYGFRNIQNLVQKLKRGRCPYHYVEVMACPAGCLNGGGQLKAPDTPGKELLQQVERIYNMVRTEAPEDAPGVQELYGHWLQGEGSEQASRLLHTSYHAVEKAGSSLSIRW, encoded by the exons GATTGCATCAAGCCCATGAGGGTGGATAAGAGGCCGGGAAGCGGCGTGGCCAAGATCCACATCGAAGATGACGGGAGTTACTTCCAAGTCAGTCAG GATGGAGGGACGAAGAAGCTGGAGAAGGCCAAGATCTCGCTGGACGACTGCCTGGCGTGCAGTGGCTGCGTCACTTCGGCAGAGACCGTGCTCATCACTCAGCAGAGCCACGAGGAGCTGCGGAAGGTTCTAGGTGCTAATAAG GTGGCGGCGCCTGATCAGCAGAGGCTGGTTGTCATCTCGGTCTCTCCCCAGTCCAGAGCGTCGCTGGCTGTGAGATTTCAGCTGAATCCTACAGACACCGCCAGGAAATTAActgcattctttaaaaaaatag GGGCACACTACGTGTTTGATACCACCTTCTCGAGGAACTTCAGCCTCCTCGAGAGCCAGCGGGAGTTCGTGCGGCGATTCCGAGCACAAGCCGATTCCAAGCAGGCCTTGCCCCTGCTGACTTCCGCCTGCCCAG GCTGGATCTGCTACGCCGAGAAGACCCACGGGAACTTCCTCCTCCCCTACATCAGCACCGCCCGGTCCCCGCAGCAGGTCATGGGCTCCCTGGTCAAGGACTTCTTCTCCCAGCAGCAG CATTTGACCCCTGACAAGATCTACCACGTCACGGTGATGCCCTGCTATGACAAAAAGCTGGAAGCCTCCAGACCCGACTTCTTCAGCCAAGAGCACCAGACACGCGATGTGGATTGTGTCATCACAACAG GAGAAGTCTTCAAGTTGCTGGAAGAAGAAGGGGTCTCACTGTCAGAGCTGGAGCCGGCTCCCCTGGACAGTCT GTGCAGCAGTGTATCTGCCCAGGAGCCTACCAGCCATCAGGGTGGGGGCTCAGGGGGCTACCTGGAGCACGTGTTCCGGCATGCAGCCCAGGAGCTCTTTGGAATCCACGTCACCGAAGTCACCTACAGACCCCTGAG GAACAAGGACCTCCAGGAGGTGACTCTGGAGAGGGACGGCCGGGTCCTGCTGCACTTCGCCGTGGCCTACGGCTTCCGCAACATCCAGAACCTGGTGCAAAAGCTCAAGCGAGGGCGCTGCCCATACCACTATGTGGAGGTCATGGCCTGTCCTGCAG GCTGCTTGAATGGTGGAGGCCAGCTCAAGGCCCCCGACACGCCTGGCAAGGAGCTTCTCCAGCAGGTTGAGAGGATATACAACATGGTCAGGACTGAGGCACCAGAGGATGCGCCTGGTGTCCAGGAGCTGTATGGGCACTGGCTGCAGGGCGAGGGCTCAGAGCAGGCCAGCCGCCTACTGCACACAAGCTACCACGCGGTGGAAAAGGCTGGCTCCAGCCTCAGCATCAGGTGGTAG
- the HAGHL gene encoding hydroxyacylglutathione hydrolase-like protein isoform X2, whose amino-acid sequence MKVKVIPVLEDNYMYLVIEEHTREAVAVDVAVPKRLLEIVGREGVSLTTVLTTHHHWDHARGNTELARLLPGLVVLGADERICALTRRLVHGEELRFGAIHVRCLLTPGHTSGHMSYFLWEDECLDPPAVFSGDALSVAGCGSRLETTAQQMYHSLVETLGTLPPETKVFCGHEHTLGNLEFAQKVEPCNNHVKAKLSWAKKRDEDDVPTVPSTLGEELLYNPFLRVAEEPVRKFTGKVAPAEVLEVLCRERASFERAAEPLQPQARALLALQWGLLSMPRPK is encoded by the exons ATGAAGGTCAAAGTCATCCCTGTGCTTGAGGACAACTACATGTACCTGGTCATCGAGGAGCACACGCGGGAGGCTGTGGCCGTGGACGTGGCCGTGCCCAAAAGG CTGCTGGAGATCGTGGGCCGGGAGGGGGTGTCACTGACAACTGTGCTGACCACCCATCACCACTG GGACCACGCCCGGGGCAACACGGAGCTGGCGAGGCTGCTGCCTGGCCTGGTGGTGCTGGGCGCAGATGAGCGCATCTGTGCGCTAACCCGCAGGCTGGTACATGGCGAGGAGCTGCGG TTTGGGGCCATCCACGTGCGCTGCCTCCTGACGCCCGGCCACACCTCGGGCCACATGAGCTACTTCCTGTGGGAAGATGAGTGTCTGGACCCGCCTGCCGTGTTCTCGG GGGACGCATTGTCTGTGGCCGGCTGCGGCTCACGCCTGGAGACCACAGCTCAGCAGATGTACCACAGCTTGGTGGAGACCCTGGGCACCCTGCCCCCTGAGACA AAGGTGTTCTGTGGTCACGAGCACACACTGGGTAACCTCGAGTTTGCACAAAAAGTGGAGCCTTGCAACAACCACGTGAAGGCCAAGCTATCGTGGGCCAAG AAGAGGGATGAGGATGATGTGCCCACGGTGCCCTCAACCCTGGGCGAGGAGCTCCTTTACAACCCCTTCCTGAGGGTGGC AGAGGAGCCTGTGCGCAAGTTCACGGGGAAGGTCGCCCCAGCTGAAGTCCTGGAAGTGCTCTGCAGGGAGCGAGCGAGCTTTGAGCGGGCAGCCGAGCCGCTGCAGCCACAGGCCCGGGCACTCCTCGCGCTGCAGTGGGGACTCCTGAGCATGCCCCGGCCGAAGTGA
- the HAGHL gene encoding hydroxyacylglutathione hydrolase-like protein isoform X1, which yields MKVKVIPVLEDNYMYLVIEEHTREAVAVDVAVPKRARPLPGALCTRAWRPNTGSHLDHLHLPNSHPFQLLEIVGREGVSLTTVLTTHHHWDHARGNTELARLLPGLVVLGADERICALTRRLVHGEELRFGAIHVRCLLTPGHTSGHMSYFLWEDECLDPPAVFSGDALSVAGCGSRLETTAQQMYHSLVETLGTLPPETKVFCGHEHTLGNLEFAQKVEPCNNHVKAKLSWAKKRDEDDVPTVPSTLGEELLYNPFLRVAEEPVRKFTGKVAPAEVLEVLCRERASFERAAEPLQPQARALLALQWGLLSMPRPK from the exons ATGAAGGTCAAAGTCATCCCTGTGCTTGAGGACAACTACATGTACCTGGTCATCGAGGAGCACACGCGGGAGGCTGTGGCCGTGGACGTGGCCGTGCCCAAAAGG GCCCGTCCCCTGCCTGGGGCACTGTGCACCCGGGCCTGGCGCCCCAACACAGGCAGCCACCTGGACCACCTGCATCTCCCTAACTCCCATCCCTTTCAGCTGCTGGAGATCGTGGGCCGGGAGGGGGTGTCACTGACAACTGTGCTGACCACCCATCACCACTG GGACCACGCCCGGGGCAACACGGAGCTGGCGAGGCTGCTGCCTGGCCTGGTGGTGCTGGGCGCAGATGAGCGCATCTGTGCGCTAACCCGCAGGCTGGTACATGGCGAGGAGCTGCGG TTTGGGGCCATCCACGTGCGCTGCCTCCTGACGCCCGGCCACACCTCGGGCCACATGAGCTACTTCCTGTGGGAAGATGAGTGTCTGGACCCGCCTGCCGTGTTCTCGG GGGACGCATTGTCTGTGGCCGGCTGCGGCTCACGCCTGGAGACCACAGCTCAGCAGATGTACCACAGCTTGGTGGAGACCCTGGGCACCCTGCCCCCTGAGACA AAGGTGTTCTGTGGTCACGAGCACACACTGGGTAACCTCGAGTTTGCACAAAAAGTGGAGCCTTGCAACAACCACGTGAAGGCCAAGCTATCGTGGGCCAAG AAGAGGGATGAGGATGATGTGCCCACGGTGCCCTCAACCCTGGGCGAGGAGCTCCTTTACAACCCCTTCCTGAGGGTGGC AGAGGAGCCTGTGCGCAAGTTCACGGGGAAGGTCGCCCCAGCTGAAGTCCTGGAAGTGCTCTGCAGGGAGCGAGCGAGCTTTGAGCGGGCAGCCGAGCCGCTGCAGCCACAGGCCCGGGCACTCCTCGCGCTGCAGTGGGGACTCCTGAGCATGCCCCGGCCGAAGTGA